The nucleotide window CGGCCATGAACGGCTGGCCGGTCTCCCGGGCGAAGCGCACGGCCTCCGCCGCGGCGGGCACGGCCCCGGCCAGGTCGCCGAGGCGGACGCGGCTCCACGCCTGCACGGCCAGCGCCCGCGGCAGCAGCCCGAGCCTGCCCTGGGCCCGCAGCCCGGGCGCGGCGGCGGCGGAGAACCGGGCGGCGAGGTCGAAGGCGCCGACCTGCAGGGCGGCGCTGCCCAGGTACCGGTCGACCTCGGGGTCGGCGCCGGTCCGGGAGACCAGGTCCCGCAGGTGCCCGAGGACGGCCTCGCCGCGTTCGAAAGGAGCCACGTACGCGGTGACGGCGACGATCCGCGGGTCGGCGCCGGGGACGGGCAGCCGGTCGGCGACGTCGAGGAGCTGTTGCCTCGCTTCGGGCCCGGGTTCGGTCCAGAAGCAGCGCATGGCGGCGCTCCAGAGGATCCGCAGGGCGGCGTCGTGCTGCCCGTCGGCGGCGACGGCGGCGGCGGTCCGGGCGAGCTCGGCGACGCGGGCGGGGTCTTCGCGGACGCCGTCTTCGAACTCGCTGAGCAGCCGGCCCGCGGTGGCTCGCCGCCGGGCATCGGCGGGGTTGGCGGCGTGCACGAGACGTTCGGCGGTTTCCCGCCGCCCGGACTCGACGGCCAGTTCGGCGGCCAGCAGCAGCCGGTCGGTCCGGTCGCCGGTGTCGGGACTCAGCCGCGCGGCCTGTTCGAGGGCGCTGATCGCGGCGGCGGCACCACCCCGGAACCGGGCCCGCTCGGCGGTGCGCACCAGCGCGGCGGCCACGGTTTCGTCCGGCCCGGCACAGGCGGCGGCCTGGTGCCAGGCGCGGCGATCGGGCTGGTCCCGGAGGGCGTCGACGAGGGCGAGGTGAGCGTTCCGGCGGTCGAGGGGCGTGGCGGAGGCGGGGAGCGCGGACCGCATGAGGGGATGCCGGAAGGTGACGGCCCCGGCGGAAAGTTCGATCAGCCGCGCCTCGACGGCAGGGGCGAGGACAGCAGGATCGGCGGCCACCCCCAGCAGGGTGCCCGTCGCCGTCAGGGTCTCTGTCAACGATGTCGTCTCGTTCAGCGCCGCCACCAGCAGGGCCGTGCGCGTCACCTCGGGCAGCGCCGCCACCCTCGCCGTGAACGTGCGCTCCAAGCGTTCCGTCAGCGGCAGCACCGGGTCCAGCCCGTCCAGCTCCCCGACCGCCGACGGCAGTTCCGTCAGCGCCAGCGGCAGTCCCGCCGCCTCGGCCAGCAGCCGCGTCCGGACCGGTGGGGCCAGCCGGGGCGCCACCGCGTCCAGGACCTCCGCCGCCGCGTCGGCCGGCAAGCGGTCCAGCACCATCGGGGCCAGGCCGGCCTCCAGCAGCGGGGACTCGAACCCGTCCCGCAGGGTCGCCACCAGGACGATCGGCTCGGCCTCGATCCGCCGCGCCACGAACGCCAGGACGTCCGCACTCGCGCGGTCCAGCCAGTGCGCGTCCTCCGCCACCAGCAGCAGCGGCTTGGCCACGGCCTCTTCGGCCAGCAACGTCAGCGCCGCCAGCCCGACCAGGTACGCGCTCGGCTCCGCCCCCGACGCCAGCCCCAGCGCCGTCCGCAGGGCGTCCCGCTGCGGCTCGGGCAGGTTCGCGACCCCGGCCCGGACCGGGTACAGCAACTGGTGCAGCCCGGCGTAGGCGAGGTTCCGCTCCGCCTCGGCACCGGTCGTCCGCAGCACCCGCAACCCGGCGACCGACGCCGCCGCGGCCGTCTCGGCCACCAGCGCGGACTTCCCGATGCCCGCCTCGCCGCGGATCACGACGCCGCTGCGGTCCTCCGGGCCGTCGACGAGCTCGCCCAGCTCCTTCAGCTCGGTGTCCCGTCCGATCAGCGCCATGGAAACGACCTTACCCAACCCGCGTTTCCGCAGCTCACGGCCGAGTGACGTACAGCGGCAGCGTCATCCGACGGGCGCGCGGCCGCGGCCGGCGCCCCTAGCGTTCCCC belongs to Amycolatopsis tolypomycina and includes:
- a CDS encoding ATP-binding protein, whose amino-acid sequence is MALIGRDTELKELGELVDGPEDRSGVVIRGEAGIGKSALVAETAAAASVAGLRVLRTTGAEAERNLAYAGLHQLLYPVRAGVANLPEPQRDALRTALGLASGAEPSAYLVGLAALTLLAEEAVAKPLLLVAEDAHWLDRASADVLAFVARRIEAEPIVLVATLRDGFESPLLEAGLAPMVLDRLPADAAAEVLDAVAPRLAPPVRTRLLAEAAGLPLALTELPSAVGELDGLDPVLPLTERLERTFTARVAALPEVTRTALLVAALNETTSLTETLTATGTLLGVAADPAVLAPAVEARLIELSAGAVTFRHPLMRSALPASATPLDRRNAHLALVDALRDQPDRRAWHQAAACAGPDETVAAALVRTAERARFRGGAAAAISALEQAARLSPDTGDRTDRLLLAAELAVESGRRETAERLVHAANPADARRRATAGRLLSEFEDGVREDPARVAELARTAAAVAADGQHDAALRILWSAAMRCFWTEPGPEARQQLLDVADRLPVPGADPRIVAVTAYVAPFERGEAVLGHLRDLVSRTGADPEVDRYLGSAALQVGAFDLAARFSAAAAPGLRAQGRLGLLPRALAVQAWSRVRLGDLAGAVPAAAEAVRFARETGQPFMAGFATAVQAEIAALRGDHKQAKTLADEAERAGLAAGARPVLATVQLTRGLTNLSEGRFEDAFADLRRLLDPADPAYQPALRAYCVPELTEAAVRAGQTDALRDVVAALEALGAPAPALRIGLRYARAVLDPSDERFAEALDADLTGWPAERGRVHLAFGEWLRRQRRVVESRTHLRTARKTFDALGMAAWADRARRELRSAGESSPNRGPDARDKLTPHELSIAQLAAEGLTNREIGQRLYLSHRTVGTHLHRIFPKLGVSSRADLAGMLKTLEG